From one Amycolatopsis sp. FDAARGOS 1241 genomic stretch:
- a CDS encoding ABC transporter substrate-binding protein, protein MKTRRALVAASLLVSGLLLAACGSGSGSGDASGPVTLTFQSLSDQPAAIAETQKIVGDWNSSHKDVQVKIVQAGWDSVYDKLITQFNAGTAPDIVHYEAAGIEPFAADDYLADLTPYLSPQKRADFQKGVLDSVTFGGKVVAFPTEVQSYVVFANKTLLKQAGVPVPTGKTMTWDQLRQIAKATTKGGKYGLGWGLSSPTAAFVALAPGFGGKYFQGTGDQANLTVGEGEMALPKLVDQMAYQDHSVLPVTLTQSGSKALAPFYAGQIAMTVQGSYQAANIAKDAPKGFDWIVLPPLAGPAGPAQAASPQTLSVNKDSQHVKEAAEFIDYFTSTENLAAMNEADALIPPTNSARQALSAKLAGKTGWDQVLASGQYITSAPYLFASKYPQWKDTVATPAYQQFLAQKTDAGGLATQLQNGWKSVTTN, encoded by the coding sequence ATGAAGACACGACGCGCGCTGGTCGCCGCCAGCCTGCTGGTCTCCGGTCTGCTGCTCGCCGCGTGCGGCAGTGGCAGCGGCAGCGGAGACGCGAGCGGTCCCGTCACCCTCACGTTCCAGTCCCTGTCCGACCAGCCCGCGGCGATCGCCGAGACGCAGAAGATCGTGGGCGACTGGAACTCCTCGCACAAGGACGTCCAGGTCAAGATCGTGCAGGCGGGCTGGGACAGCGTCTACGACAAGCTGATCACCCAGTTCAACGCCGGCACCGCGCCGGACATCGTCCACTACGAGGCGGCGGGCATCGAGCCGTTCGCGGCCGACGACTACCTCGCCGACCTCACGCCGTACCTCTCGCCGCAGAAGCGCGCCGACTTCCAGAAGGGCGTGCTCGACTCGGTGACGTTCGGCGGCAAGGTCGTCGCGTTCCCGACCGAAGTGCAGTCCTACGTGGTCTTCGCGAACAAGACCCTGCTGAAGCAGGCCGGCGTGCCCGTGCCGACCGGCAAGACGATGACCTGGGACCAGCTGCGCCAGATCGCCAAGGCCACCACCAAAGGCGGCAAGTACGGCCTCGGCTGGGGCCTGTCGAGCCCGACGGCCGCATTCGTCGCACTGGCTCCCGGCTTCGGCGGCAAGTACTTCCAGGGCACCGGTGACCAGGCGAACCTGACGGTGGGCGAGGGCGAGATGGCGCTGCCGAAGCTCGTCGACCAGATGGCCTACCAGGACCACTCGGTGCTGCCGGTGACGCTCACGCAGTCGGGCTCGAAGGCGCTCGCGCCGTTCTACGCCGGCCAGATCGCGATGACCGTGCAGGGTTCCTACCAGGCCGCGAACATCGCCAAGGACGCGCCGAAGGGCTTCGACTGGATCGTGCTGCCGCCGCTGGCCGGCCCGGCCGGACCGGCGCAGGCCGCCAGCCCGCAGACGCTGTCGGTGAACAAGGACTCCCAGCACGTCAAGGAAGCCGCCGAGTTCATCGATTACTTCACCAGCACCGAGAACCTGGCCGCGATGAACGAGGCCGACGCGCTGATCCCGCCCACGAACTCGGCTCGCCAGGCGCTGTCGGCGAAGCTCGCCGGCAAGACCGGCTGGGACCAGGTCCTCGCTTCGGGCCAGTACATCACGTCCGCGCCGTACCTGTTCGCCAGCAAGTACCCGCAGTGGAAGGACACCGTCGCCACGCCGGCGTACCAGCAGTTCCTGGCCCAGAAGACCGACGCCGGCGGCCTCGCCACCCAGCTGCAGAACGGCTGGAAGAGCGTCACCACCAACTGA
- a CDS encoding carbohydrate ABC transporter permease, with product MRLLVRPAQYVALALYILFLGFPLLWLISASVKSSGELNSLSVSLLPHEWHWENYAEALTRQGLLHSAWNSLLVALASTVLSIVISVPASYVLARLKGKVRIAGVGWILVSQVFPVVLIILPLFLILRTLGLADNLVGLTLVHTTYMLPFALWMLQGYVAAIPTELEEAGAMDGAGRFTVLRTIVFPLLAPGVVATAMFSFVSSWNEFFFALVLLQSPENYTLPITLNMFVGGEGKTALGPLAAGAVLAAIPSIVFFSILRKKLTSGLMAGAVKG from the coding sequence ATGCGCTTGCTCGTTCGTCCGGCCCAGTACGTCGCCCTGGCGCTGTACATCCTGTTCCTCGGCTTCCCGTTGCTGTGGCTGATCTCGGCCTCGGTGAAGTCCTCGGGTGAGCTCAACTCGCTCTCCGTGAGCCTGCTGCCGCACGAGTGGCACTGGGAGAACTACGCCGAAGCCCTCACGCGCCAGGGACTTCTGCACTCGGCGTGGAACAGCCTGCTGGTCGCACTCGCGTCCACGGTGCTGTCGATCGTGATCTCCGTGCCGGCGTCCTACGTGCTGGCGCGGCTGAAGGGGAAGGTCCGCATCGCGGGTGTCGGCTGGATCCTGGTGAGCCAGGTCTTCCCGGTGGTGCTGATCATCCTGCCGCTGTTCCTCATCCTGCGGACGCTGGGGCTGGCCGACAACCTCGTCGGGCTCACGCTCGTGCACACCACCTACATGCTGCCGTTCGCGTTGTGGATGCTGCAGGGCTACGTGGCCGCGATCCCGACCGAGCTCGAAGAAGCGGGCGCGATGGACGGCGCCGGCCGGTTCACCGTGCTGCGCACCATCGTCTTCCCGCTGCTGGCCCCCGGCGTCGTGGCGACGGCGATGTTCAGCTTCGTCTCGTCGTGGAACGAGTTCTTCTTCGCGCTGGTGCTGCTGCAGTCGCCGGAGAACTACACCCTGCCGATCACCTTGAACATGTTCGTGGGCGGCGAGGGCAAGACAGCCCTCGGGCCGCTCGCCGCCGGGGCCGTGCTCGCCGCGATCCCCAGCATCGTCTTCTTCAGCATCCTGCGGAAGAAGCTCACCAGCGGGCTCATGGCCGGGGCGGTGAAGGGATGA
- a CDS encoding carbohydrate ABC transporter permease, which yields MTTPSLTERDRATAPAPKPRKRVSALARTRRREAIALVLPSLIPILVLSVAPLVIGIVLAFTHARLVRHPDYSFAGVENFARLGGNALFWDSLRIGLIWTVGVTLLQLAAAMGLALLLNSGLRLQGLTRVLALVPWAMPPVVVAIMWQMIYSANGGPLNAFLGAVGLPGDTNWLGDFSTALPAVIVVGVWVGMPQTTVTLLAGLQQIPGELIEAAEVDGAGAWRRFTAVTWPALRPIVTSITSLNFIWNFNSFSLVYVLTAGGPGGKTMVPVLFIYLEAFKNREIGYAAAMGLVVVVVVVLILAVYLRSQFRSEDSEVGAAGAGKGR from the coding sequence ATGACGACCCCGTCCCTGACCGAGCGGGACCGCGCCACCGCGCCGGCCCCGAAACCGCGCAAGCGCGTCTCGGCACTGGCGCGCACGCGCCGGCGCGAGGCGATCGCCCTGGTGCTGCCTTCGCTGATCCCGATCCTCGTGCTCAGCGTGGCGCCGCTCGTGATCGGCATCGTGCTCGCGTTCACCCACGCGCGCCTGGTGCGCCACCCCGACTACAGCTTCGCCGGCGTCGAGAACTTCGCGCGCCTCGGCGGCAACGCGCTGTTCTGGGACTCGCTGCGCATCGGCCTGATCTGGACGGTCGGCGTCACGCTGCTCCAGCTCGCCGCCGCGATGGGTCTGGCGCTGCTGCTGAACTCGGGACTGCGGCTGCAGGGCTTGACGCGCGTGCTCGCCCTCGTGCCGTGGGCCATGCCGCCGGTGGTCGTGGCGATCATGTGGCAGATGATCTACTCCGCCAACGGCGGCCCGCTCAACGCGTTCCTCGGCGCGGTGGGGCTGCCCGGCGACACCAACTGGCTCGGCGACTTCTCGACCGCGCTGCCGGCGGTGATCGTCGTCGGCGTGTGGGTCGGGATGCCGCAGACCACGGTGACGCTGCTGGCCGGGCTGCAGCAGATCCCCGGCGAGCTGATCGAAGCGGCCGAAGTGGACGGTGCCGGCGCCTGGCGGCGGTTCACGGCTGTGACGTGGCCCGCGCTGCGCCCGATCGTCACGTCGATCACCTCGCTGAACTTCATCTGGAACTTCAACTCCTTTTCGCTGGTCTACGTGCTCACCGCGGGCGGGCCGGGCGGCAAGACGATGGTGCCGGTGCTGTTCATCTACCTGGAGGCCTTCAAGAACCGCGAGATCGGCTACGCGGCGGCGATGGGGCTCGTCGTCGTGGTGGTGGTCGTGCTGATCCTCGCCGTGTACCTGCGGTCGCAGTTCCGCTCCGAAGACAGCGAAGTCGGCGCGGCCGGCGCGGGAAAGGGGCGCTGA
- a CDS encoding LacI family DNA-binding transcriptional regulator, with product MTSTRATLMQVAERAGVSLASTSRALHGAGASKAMVERVRAAAEELGYSADAIGRSLRMKKTFQVAFAVADIGNPVYVEMMRAIHEVLEPHGYRVVVMSTGDTSTSTVELVRSLGSGFVDGMIVSPLRTDDALITEIQQAPVPVVVIGRAMDDRGISSVSTDSAGGIGEAVRHLHAIGRRRIGFLNGPVDTTPGASRQRGFDAVAGEIAAERIEREVACDFTVSAGLEAARRLFARSPQQRLDALVAANDLLAIGAIRAVRELGLSVPEDVAVTGMDDTEIGRVFQPSLTSVSLGTTERGRAAARIMLQLADDPDQAAQQISVGPELVVRESTSVPAGGAR from the coding sequence ATGACGTCAACACGGGCCACGCTCATGCAGGTGGCCGAGCGCGCCGGGGTGTCCCTGGCCTCGACCTCCCGTGCGCTGCACGGGGCGGGTGCGAGCAAGGCGATGGTCGAGCGCGTCCGGGCCGCCGCGGAAGAGCTCGGGTACAGCGCCGACGCGATCGGCCGGTCGCTGCGGATGAAGAAGACGTTCCAGGTCGCGTTCGCGGTCGCGGACATCGGCAACCCCGTCTACGTCGAGATGATGCGGGCCATCCACGAGGTCCTGGAGCCGCACGGGTACCGCGTGGTCGTGATGTCGACGGGCGACACGTCCACGTCGACGGTCGAACTCGTGCGCAGTCTCGGCAGCGGCTTCGTGGACGGCATGATCGTGAGTCCCCTGCGCACCGACGACGCGCTGATCACCGAGATCCAGCAGGCCCCCGTGCCGGTCGTGGTGATCGGGCGCGCGATGGACGACCGCGGCATCAGCTCCGTCTCCACCGACTCCGCCGGCGGGATCGGCGAGGCGGTGCGCCACCTGCACGCCATCGGCCGCCGCCGCATCGGGTTCCTCAACGGACCCGTCGACACGACGCCGGGCGCCTCGCGCCAGCGCGGGTTCGACGCGGTGGCGGGGGAGATCGCGGCGGAGCGGATCGAGCGCGAGGTCGCCTGCGACTTCACTGTCAGCGCCGGTCTCGAAGCCGCCCGGCGGTTGTTCGCGCGGTCGCCGCAACAGCGGCTCGACGCCCTGGTCGCGGCCAACGACCTGCTCGCCATCGGCGCCATCCGCGCCGTGCGGGAGCTGGGCCTGTCGGTGCCGGAGGACGTCGCCGTGACCGGGATGGACGACACCGAGATCGGCCGGGTCTTCCAGCCGAGCCTCACCAGCGTGTCCCTCGGCACGACCGAACGCGGGCGCGCCGCCGCGCGCATCATGCTGCAGCTCGCCGACGACCCCGATCAGGCCGCGCAGCAGATCTCCGTGGGCCCGGAACTGGTGGTCCGCGAATCGACCAGCGTGCCCGCGGGAGGTGCGCGATGA
- the katG gene encoding catalase/peroxidase HPI translates to MSDTPNAEVGEMNVESAGGCPVHTGRFAHPTEGGSNRDWWPNQLNLSILRKHSAVANPMDEDFDYAKEFQTVDLDELARDVDAVLTTSQDWWPADFGHYGGFMIRMAWHSAGTYRIDDGRGGAGAGMQRFAPLNSWPDNGNLDKARRLLWPVKKKYGKKISWADLMIFTGNRALETMGFKTFGFAGGRVDVYEPDQDVYWGPERTWLGDERYTGDRELEAPLAAVQMGLIYVNPEGPNGNPDPVAAARDIRETFRRMAMNDEETVALIAGGHTFGKTHGAADADAYVGAEPEGASIEEQGLGWKNSFGSGKGRDAITSGIEVTWTPTPTKWSNWFFHNLFTYDWELETGPGGANQWKPKNNAAANTVPDPESGELNRAPGMLTTDLALRFDPIYEPISRRFYENPQEFADAFARAWYKLTHRDLGPIQRYLGALVPDEALIWQDRVPAVDHELVDASDIADLKAKVLESGLSVGQLVSTAWASASTFRSGDKRGGANGARLRLEPQRSWEVNNPDELAQVLSTLEGVQEAFNSAQSGGKKISLADLIVLAGAAGVEKAAKDAGVAVTVPFTPGRTDATEAQTDVESFVPLEPKADGFRNYRGKGNRLPSEYLLIDRANLLNLSAPEMTVLVGGLRVLGANYRQSKQGVLTDAPGTLTNDFFVNLLDMSIEWKPADGSDAFAESFEARDRATGEVKWTGSRTDLVFGSNSELRALAEVYAADDAKEKFVRDFVAAWDKVMMLDRYDLV, encoded by the coding sequence GTGTCTGACACCCCCAACGCCGAAGTCGGCGAGATGAACGTGGAGAGCGCGGGCGGGTGCCCCGTCCACACGGGCCGCTTCGCGCACCCGACCGAGGGCGGCAGCAACCGTGACTGGTGGCCGAACCAGCTCAACCTCTCGATCCTCCGGAAGCACTCGGCCGTGGCCAACCCCATGGACGAGGACTTCGACTACGCCAAGGAGTTCCAGACCGTCGACCTCGACGAGCTGGCGCGCGACGTCGACGCTGTCCTGACCACCTCGCAGGACTGGTGGCCCGCCGACTTCGGGCACTACGGCGGCTTCATGATCCGCATGGCGTGGCACAGCGCCGGCACCTACCGCATCGACGACGGCCGCGGGGGAGCGGGCGCGGGCATGCAGCGCTTCGCGCCGCTGAACAGCTGGCCGGACAACGGCAACCTGGACAAGGCGCGCCGCCTGCTGTGGCCGGTGAAGAAGAAGTACGGGAAGAAGATCTCGTGGGCCGACCTCATGATCTTCACGGGCAACCGCGCCCTGGAGACCATGGGCTTCAAGACCTTCGGTTTCGCCGGTGGCCGCGTCGACGTGTACGAGCCCGACCAGGACGTGTACTGGGGCCCCGAGCGCACGTGGCTCGGCGACGAGCGCTACACCGGTGACCGCGAGCTCGAAGCGCCGCTGGCCGCCGTGCAGATGGGCCTGATCTACGTCAATCCCGAGGGCCCGAACGGGAACCCGGACCCGGTGGCCGCGGCCCGCGACATCCGCGAGACGTTCCGCCGCATGGCGATGAACGACGAGGAGACCGTCGCGCTGATCGCCGGTGGGCACACCTTCGGCAAGACCCACGGTGCCGCCGACGCCGACGCGTACGTCGGTGCGGAGCCCGAGGGCGCGTCGATCGAGGAGCAGGGCCTGGGCTGGAAGAACAGCTTCGGCTCGGGCAAGGGCCGCGACGCGATCACCAGTGGCATCGAGGTCACCTGGACCCCGACCCCGACCAAGTGGAGCAACTGGTTCTTCCACAACCTGTTCACCTACGACTGGGAGCTGGAAACCGGCCCCGGTGGTGCCAACCAGTGGAAGCCGAAGAACAACGCCGCCGCGAACACCGTGCCGGACCCCGAGTCGGGTGAGCTCAACCGCGCGCCGGGCATGCTGACCACGGACCTCGCCCTGCGCTTCGACCCGATCTACGAGCCGATTTCGCGCCGCTTCTACGAGAATCCGCAGGAGTTCGCCGACGCGTTCGCCCGCGCCTGGTACAAGCTGACCCACCGCGACCTGGGCCCGATCCAGCGCTACCTCGGCGCGCTGGTGCCGGACGAGGCGCTGATCTGGCAGGACCGCGTGCCGGCCGTGGACCACGAGCTGGTCGACGCGTCCGACATCGCGGACCTCAAGGCGAAGGTCCTCGAGTCGGGCCTGAGCGTGGGGCAGCTGGTGTCGACCGCGTGGGCGTCGGCCTCGACGTTCCGCAGCGGTGACAAACGCGGTGGCGCCAACGGTGCCCGCCTGCGCCTCGAGCCTCAGCGCAGCTGGGAGGTCAACAACCCCGACGAGCTCGCACAGGTGCTGAGCACGCTCGAGGGTGTGCAGGAGGCGTTCAACAGCGCCCAGTCCGGCGGCAAGAAGATCTCGCTGGCCGACTTGATCGTGCTCGCCGGTGCGGCGGGTGTCGAGAAGGCGGCCAAGGACGCGGGCGTCGCGGTGACGGTGCCCTTCACCCCGGGCCGCACCGACGCCACCGAGGCCCAGACCGACGTCGAGTCGTTCGTGCCGCTCGAGCCGAAGGCCGACGGGTTCCGCAACTACCGCGGCAAGGGCAACCGCCTGCCGAGCGAGTACCTGCTCATCGACCGCGCGAACCTGCTGAACCTGTCCGCGCCGGAGATGACCGTGCTGGTCGGCGGCCTGCGCGTGCTGGGCGCCAACTACCGGCAGTCGAAGCAGGGCGTGCTCACCGACGCCCCGGGCACCCTGACGAACGACTTCTTCGTCAATCTGCTCGACATGAGCATCGAGTGGAAGCCTGCCGACGGGTCCGACGCGTTCGCCGAGTCCTTCGAGGCCCGCGACCGCGCCACCGGCGAGGTCAAGTGGACCGGCAGCCGCACGGACCTCGTTTTCGGGTCCAACTCGGAGCTGCGCGCCCTCGCCGAGGTCTACGCCGCGGACGACGCCAAGGAGAAGTTCGTGCGCGACTTCGTCGCCGCGTGGGACAAGGTCATGATGCTGGACCGGTACGACCTGGTCTGA
- a CDS encoding Fur family transcriptional regulator → MPTTSDFERMLRGAALRVTRPRVAVLSAVHDHPHADTASLIGVVRADLGEVSHQAVYDVLNALTSAGLVRRIEPEGSVARYEARVGDNHHHVVCRSCGAIADVDCAVGAAPCLTASDDHGFVIDEAEVIYWGLCPDCTTVTHTDSRKDSRV, encoded by the coding sequence GTGCCAACGACTTCGGACTTCGAGCGCATGCTTCGCGGAGCTGCTCTGCGGGTGACGCGTCCTCGGGTTGCCGTGCTGTCCGCGGTGCACGACCACCCGCACGCCGACACCGCTTCGCTCATCGGGGTCGTGCGAGCGGATCTCGGCGAGGTGTCCCACCAGGCCGTGTACGACGTCCTCAACGCACTGACCTCCGCGGGGCTGGTGCGGCGCATCGAACCCGAGGGTTCGGTCGCCCGGTACGAGGCGCGGGTGGGGGACAACCATCACCACGTCGTGTGCCGGTCGTGCGGTGCGATCGCCGACGTCGACTGCGCCGTCGGTGCCGCGCCCTGCCTGACCGCGTCCGATGACCACGGGTTCGTCATCGACGAGGCCGAGGTCATCTACTGGGGCCTGTGCCCCGACTGCACCACCGTTACCCACACCGATTCCCGGAAGGATTCCCGTGTCTGA
- a CDS encoding TetR family transcriptional regulator yields the protein MGGRTVDWAALRAPRDEAPAAGLRERKKRETRRLLTNTATELFLARGFDAVRVADVAQACGVSEKTVFNYFPSKESLILDRPDATLAALRAELGDPARAPVEAVLRILAGELAAFTTWLDHERDRRAAGIGFRRYGALIRSTPALAAYQRDLVDELVDQATRVLAERSGRDAADPEAQIAATALLGLWQVQFRSLARHVDAGRTPARIRGAVTTDVLRAARLLEAGLARFGPLKKPGDDALSGRPARTTRRAPSGT from the coding sequence GTGGGCGGGCGGACGGTCGACTGGGCGGCGTTGCGGGCCCCGCGGGACGAGGCCCCCGCGGCGGGCCTGCGCGAGCGCAAGAAGCGCGAGACCCGCCGCCTGCTGACCAACACCGCCACCGAGCTGTTCCTGGCCCGCGGCTTCGACGCCGTCCGCGTCGCCGACGTCGCGCAAGCGTGCGGAGTGTCGGAGAAGACCGTCTTCAACTACTTCCCCAGCAAGGAATCCCTCATCCTCGACCGCCCCGACGCGACGCTGGCCGCCCTGCGCGCGGAACTCGGCGACCCGGCGCGCGCCCCGGTCGAGGCGGTGCTGCGGATCCTCGCCGGCGAACTCGCCGCGTTCACGACCTGGCTCGACCACGAACGCGACCGCCGCGCCGCCGGCATCGGCTTCCGCCGCTACGGCGCGCTGATCCGCTCCACGCCGGCGCTGGCCGCGTACCAGCGGGACCTGGTCGACGAGCTGGTGGACCAGGCCACGCGGGTGCTCGCCGAGCGCTCGGGCCGGGACGCGGCCGACCCCGAGGCGCAGATCGCCGCGACCGCGCTGCTCGGGTTGTGGCAGGTGCAGTTCCGCAGCCTGGCCCGGCATGTCGACGCCGGCCGCACACCGGCGCGGATCCGGGGCGCGGTGACCACCGACGTGCTGCGCGCCGCGCGGCTGCTGGAAGCCGGTCTCGCGAGGTTCGGACCGCTGAAAAAACCGGGTGACGACGCTCTGTCGGGCAGACCGGCACGGACCACGCGCCGCGCACCTTCCGGGACTTGA
- a CDS encoding class I SAM-dependent methyltransferase yields the protein MDEWSAGAAYERYVGRWSRRVAAAFVDSTVVPPGAHWLDVGCGTGALTAAVLAADEPASVVGVDAAAPFVAYARRRVADPRATFAVADARALPVADRRFDAVVSGLALNFVPEPARAVAEWRRAAKPGAVVAAYVWDYADGMELMRWFWDAAAVLDPAVAELDEGRRFPLCRPDPLSRLWTDAGLTGVVVRAIQVPTAFAGFDDYWSPFLGGQGPAPGYAARLPEDHLRALRDLLQARLPIAADGSITLTARAWAVRGSVARR from the coding sequence ATGGACGAGTGGTCGGCCGGAGCCGCCTACGAGCGCTACGTCGGCCGGTGGAGCCGGCGGGTCGCGGCCGCTTTCGTGGACTCGACGGTGGTGCCGCCGGGTGCGCACTGGCTCGACGTCGGGTGCGGCACCGGCGCGCTGACCGCGGCGGTGCTGGCCGCGGACGAACCCGCCTCGGTCGTGGGAGTGGACGCGGCGGCGCCGTTCGTCGCGTACGCCCGCCGGCGCGTCGCCGACCCGCGGGCGACGTTCGCGGTCGCCGACGCGCGGGCGCTGCCGGTGGCCGATCGCCGGTTCGACGCCGTCGTGAGCGGACTGGCGCTCAACTTCGTGCCGGAGCCCGCGCGGGCCGTGGCCGAGTGGCGGCGCGCGGCGAAGCCCGGGGCTGTGGTCGCCGCGTACGTGTGGGACTACGCCGACGGCATGGAGCTCATGCGCTGGTTCTGGGACGCCGCTGCGGTGCTCGACCCGGCGGTCGCCGAACTCGACGAAGGCCGCCGCTTCCCCCTCTGCCGTCCCGATCCGCTGAGTCGCTTGTGGACGGACGCCGGGCTGACGGGGGTGGTCGTGCGGGCGATCCAGGTGCCCACGGCGTTCGCCGGTTTCGACGACTACTGGTCCCCGTTTCTCGGCGGGCAAGGTCCCGCACCCGGCTACGCCGCCCGGCTGCCGGAAGACCACCTGCGCGCGCTGCGCGACCTGCTGCAGGCCCGGCTGCCGATCGCGGCCGACGGCTCGATCACCCTGACGGCCCGGGCGTGGGCGGTGCGGGGGAGCGTCGCACGCCGCTGA
- a CDS encoding fatty acid desaturase, whose amino-acid sequence MSPAVGTVPTGSTESWTDRKRYLWLIGLVVPSLAFLAIGLHAATGWGVWFWIGPIVILVVVPLIDLAAGLDRSNPPDDVIERLENDRYYRWITYLFLPIQYVGFVAACWLISRGELTVADKIGLAVSIGCIGGIGINTAHELGHKKESHERWLSKIALAQSFYGHFYIEHNRGHHVRVATPEDPASSRVGESFYRFWPRTVGGSLASAWRLERKRYARRGKHPFRLGNDVLNAWLMSAVLWAAMVAWLGAGILPYLLIQAVVGFSLLEIVNYMEHYGMLRQRVGPPERRRYERVDPSHSWNSNNIATNVLLYHLQRHSDHHANPTRRYQTLRDFAESPVLPTGYAGMIVLALIPPVWRRVMDPRVLAHFDGDLSRANLQPRKRAKVLARSGTRVTAAGEAVADPHGDARDGGVCPGCGYVYDEQRGDPREGFPAGTPWSAIPDSWCCPDCGVREKVDFVAPGKVGA is encoded by the coding sequence ATGAGCCCAGCAGTCGGCACCGTGCCCACCGGGTCGACCGAGTCGTGGACGGACCGCAAGCGGTACCTGTGGCTGATCGGGCTCGTGGTGCCCTCGCTCGCGTTCCTGGCGATCGGGCTGCACGCCGCCACCGGTTGGGGTGTGTGGTTCTGGATCGGGCCGATCGTGATCCTCGTGGTCGTGCCCCTGATCGACCTGGCCGCCGGGCTCGATCGCAGCAACCCGCCCGACGACGTGATCGAACGGCTCGAGAACGACCGCTACTACCGCTGGATCACGTACCTGTTCCTGCCGATCCAGTACGTCGGCTTCGTCGCCGCGTGCTGGCTGATCAGCCGGGGTGAGCTGACCGTCGCGGACAAGATCGGGCTTGCCGTGTCGATCGGGTGCATCGGCGGCATCGGCATCAACACCGCCCACGAACTGGGCCACAAGAAGGAGAGCCACGAGCGCTGGCTGTCGAAGATCGCGCTGGCGCAGAGTTTCTACGGCCACTTCTACATCGAGCACAACCGCGGCCACCACGTGCGCGTCGCGACGCCGGAGGACCCCGCGTCCAGCCGCGTCGGCGAGAGCTTCTACCGGTTCTGGCCGCGCACGGTCGGTGGCTCGCTGGCCTCGGCGTGGCGGCTGGAGCGCAAGCGCTACGCCCGCCGCGGCAAGCACCCCTTCCGCCTCGGCAACGACGTGCTCAACGCGTGGCTGATGTCGGCGGTGCTGTGGGCGGCGATGGTGGCGTGGCTGGGCGCCGGCATCCTGCCGTACCTGCTGATCCAGGCCGTGGTCGGCTTCTCGCTGCTGGAGATCGTGAACTACATGGAGCACTACGGGATGCTGCGGCAGCGGGTCGGGCCGCCCGAGCGGCGCCGCTACGAGCGCGTGGACCCGAGCCACAGCTGGAACTCCAACAACATCGCCACCAACGTGCTGCTCTACCACCTGCAGCGCCACAGCGACCACCACGCGAACCCGACGCGGCGTTACCAGACCCTGCGCGACTTCGCCGAATCGCCGGTGCTGCCCACGGGGTACGCAGGGATGATCGTGCTCGCGCTGATCCCGCCGGTCTGGCGGCGCGTGATGGATCCGCGGGTGCTCGCCCACTTCGACGGCGACCTCTCGCGCGCCAACCTCCAGCCGCGCAAGCGCGCGAAGGTGCTGGCGCGGTCCGGAACCCGCGTCACCGCCGCCGGCGAGGCCGTGGCCGACCCACACGGCGACGCCCGCGACGGCGGCGTGTGCCCGGGGTGCGGCTACGTCTACGACGAGCAGCGCGGCGATCCGCGTGAGGGTTTCCCGGCCGGCACTCCGTGGTCGGCGATCCCGGACTCGTGGTGCTGCCCGGACTGCGGGGTGCGCGAGAAGGTCGACTTCGTGGCTCCCGGAAAGGTGGGTGCGTGA
- a CDS encoding ferredoxin, translating into MRIEADRALCDGLGMCEAMAPDFFEVGDDGTVVVLDETPGEEHRADLTAAADACPVLALKVRD; encoded by the coding sequence ATGCGGATCGAAGCGGATCGGGCGTTGTGCGACGGCCTCGGCATGTGCGAGGCGATGGCTCCGGACTTCTTCGAGGTGGGCGACGACGGCACCGTCGTGGTGCTCGACGAGACGCCGGGTGAGGAGCACCGGGCCGACCTCACGGCCGCGGCCGACGCGTGCCCGGTGCTGGCGCTGAAGGTGCGGGACTGA